The following are from one region of the Arthrobacter sp. TMP15 genome:
- the pheA gene encoding prephenate dehydratase, with translation MISVPHASSLPLTFLGPEGTFTEAALLQVPGAVNAKRIPSTNAAAALAKVRAGEAFAAMLPIENSIEGGVPATLDAISNGVELRILHEVVMPVSFVLVAPAGIGLSDITAVGTHPHAWAQTRDWFGEHLPLATHVPANSTAAAAHALLSGTDAFQAAVCAPLVAAQTGLTILASGIEDNLGAVTRFVLVGQPGSLPQPTGADKTTLAIPLPEDHPGALMAILEQFASRGVNLSRIESRPTGQFLGHYIFSVDVDGHIHDARVADALRGLHRVSPGMRFLGSYPRADKVPPLIRPYNSDSAFEDATAWVQSLCG, from the coding sequence ATGATTTCGGTGCCCCATGCTTCCTCCCTGCCCCTGACATTCCTTGGGCCGGAGGGGACGTTTACCGAGGCCGCCCTGCTGCAAGTACCAGGGGCGGTCAACGCGAAGAGGATTCCCTCAACCAACGCGGCCGCGGCGCTGGCCAAGGTGCGCGCCGGTGAAGCATTTGCTGCGATGTTGCCGATTGAGAACTCCATTGAGGGTGGCGTGCCAGCAACTCTGGATGCTATTTCCAACGGTGTGGAGCTACGAATCCTCCATGAGGTGGTGATGCCTGTGAGCTTTGTGCTGGTAGCACCTGCCGGGATCGGGCTTTCTGACATCACCGCTGTGGGAACTCACCCGCACGCTTGGGCGCAAACTCGAGACTGGTTTGGCGAACACCTGCCGTTGGCAACCCATGTGCCGGCAAATTCAACAGCGGCTGCCGCACACGCGCTGCTCAGCGGTACCGACGCGTTCCAAGCTGCGGTTTGCGCCCCATTGGTGGCTGCACAAACCGGACTCACGATTTTGGCCTCAGGCATTGAAGACAACCTGGGAGCCGTGACACGGTTTGTTCTGGTTGGCCAGCCCGGCTCACTACCCCAACCGACAGGGGCGGATAAAACTACTCTTGCCATTCCGCTGCCCGAAGACCACCCTGGGGCGTTGATGGCCATTCTTGAGCAGTTTGCCAGCCGCGGGGTGAACTTGAGTCGTATTGAATCCCGCCCTACAGGACAATTTTTAGGCCACTATATTTTTAGTGTTGACGTTGACGGCCATATCCATGATGCTCGCGTGGCCGATGCGTTGCGCGGTCTGCACCGAGTAAGCCCGGGCATGCGGTTCCTGGGTTCTTATCCCCGGGCAGACAAGGTCCCGCCACTGATCCGCCCATATAATTCCGACTCAGCCTTTGAGGATGCAACCGCTTGGGTTCAGTCGCTCTGCGGCTAG
- a CDS encoding rhodanese-like domain-containing protein gives MSEIMNVTVAELGGDAVILDVREDYEWVAGHVDGAIHIPLEQLPERLEELDPDTDLNIICRTGGRSFRATTWLNQNGYSAFNVVGGMGAWFEAQKPMISTNGEPPRVL, from the coding sequence ATGTCAGAGATCATGAATGTCACCGTTGCCGAACTAGGTGGCGACGCGGTGATTCTAGATGTCCGTGAAGATTATGAATGGGTTGCAGGGCACGTTGATGGTGCTATCCATATCCCATTGGAGCAGTTGCCTGAACGCCTGGAAGAACTCGATCCCGACACTGACTTGAACATCATCTGCCGTACAGGAGGCCGTTCATTTCGGGCCACCACGTGGCTGAACCAAAACGGCTACAGTGCCTTCAATGTGGTTGGCGGCATGGGCGCATGGTTTGAAGCACAGAAGCCCATGATCTCCACTAACGGGGAACCCCCGCGCGTTCTTTAG
- a CDS encoding peptide MFS transporter, which translates to MSSPNSPADSAKAPPITRDTSFFGQPKMLLNLFSVELWERFSFYGMQGILAYYMYYSVTRGGLGIDEGTALGIVGAYGGGVYLSTILGAWVADRLLGSEKVLFYSAIMIMAGHLSLALLPGAGGLAAGLILIGVGSGGLKANATSLVGTLYSKDDDRRDAGFSIFYMGINIGGLIGPLATGWLQVTWGFHIGFAAAAVGMAFGLLQYGLTRKNLPQSAHEIPNPLPKSQYGKFAGLAGATVVVIVAAVVLKLITAENLKWVIVAVVIVATIAYFAVILANKSVTGDERSRVYSFMPLFLASAVFWSLFQQQFTVIALYSDKRLDRTILGWEMPASWVTSINPVFIIILAGVFAAIWTKWGPRQPGTPVKFSVALIVMGLAYLTFIPFAGMAAVPLMAIVLILLLFTVAELMLSPVGLSLATKLAPAAFQTQMVALFFLSVSLGTAMSGVLAQWYDPANETPYFLVIGLVSIAFGVLLFAVKKPIKKLMSGVI; encoded by the coding sequence GTGAGCTCACCAAACAGCCCCGCCGATTCGGCCAAGGCACCCCCAATTACCCGCGACACATCCTTCTTTGGCCAGCCCAAAATGCTGCTGAACCTCTTCAGCGTTGAGCTGTGGGAGAGATTTTCCTTCTACGGTATGCAGGGCATCCTTGCGTACTACATGTATTACTCCGTCACCCGCGGCGGGCTTGGCATTGACGAGGGAACCGCCCTCGGGATCGTAGGCGCCTACGGCGGTGGCGTATACCTTTCCACGATTCTTGGTGCCTGGGTTGCCGACCGGCTACTTGGCTCGGAAAAAGTACTCTTCTATAGCGCCATCATGATCATGGCCGGCCACCTCTCACTGGCGCTGTTGCCGGGCGCGGGAGGCCTGGCGGCTGGCTTGATCCTCATTGGTGTGGGCTCCGGAGGGTTGAAAGCCAACGCCACCTCACTGGTGGGCACTCTCTACTCCAAAGACGATGACAGGCGTGACGCCGGTTTCTCAATTTTCTACATGGGCATCAATATTGGCGGACTCATCGGCCCCCTGGCCACAGGCTGGCTTCAGGTCACCTGGGGTTTCCATATTGGCTTTGCCGCCGCGGCCGTCGGCATGGCTTTTGGTCTGCTCCAATATGGGCTGACCCGTAAGAATCTCCCCCAGAGTGCGCATGAAATCCCCAACCCGCTGCCGAAGTCGCAGTACGGCAAGTTCGCGGGGTTGGCCGGCGCCACCGTGGTGGTCATTGTTGCCGCCGTAGTGCTAAAGCTTATTACGGCCGAGAATCTCAAGTGGGTCATCGTGGCCGTTGTCATTGTGGCCACGATCGCCTACTTTGCCGTTATTCTCGCCAACAAGAGCGTGACCGGAGACGAGCGCAGCCGCGTATATTCCTTCATGCCGCTCTTCCTTGCCAGCGCCGTTTTCTGGTCCCTTTTCCAGCAGCAGTTCACTGTCATTGCCTTGTACTCTGACAAGCGCCTTGACCGGACAATTCTTGGTTGGGAGATGCCTGCCAGCTGGGTCACCTCCATCAACCCGGTGTTCATCATCATCCTGGCCGGGGTGTTCGCTGCCATCTGGACCAAGTGGGGTCCGCGCCAGCCAGGGACCCCGGTAAAGTTCTCTGTGGCACTGATTGTGATGGGGCTTGCCTACCTGACCTTCATTCCGTTCGCGGGTATGGCCGCGGTGCCGCTGATGGCGATTGTTTTGATCCTGCTGCTGTTCACGGTGGCTGAACTGATGCTCTCCCCTGTGGGCCTGTCACTGGCCACGAAGTTGGCACCTGCTGCATTCCAGACGCAGATGGTGGCGTTGTTCTTTCTCTCGGTTTCGCTTGGTACGGCCATGTCCGGCGTACTGGCCCAGTGGTACGACCCAGCCAATGAGACCCCATACTTCCTCGTTATAGGACTGGTCTCCATTGCTTTCGGCGTACTGCTGTTCGCGGTAAAGAAACCGATCAAGAAGTTGATGAGCGGAGTTATCTAG
- the pgm gene encoding phosphoglucomutase (alpha-D-glucose-1,6-bisphosphate-dependent): MASRAGTVALPQDLIDLSTLMDAYYDLSPDLSDPAQRVAFGTSGHRGSSLKASFNEGHIAAITQAIVEYRAGQGITGPLFMGKDTHALSEPAQNTALEVLAGNGVEVLIDARHGYTPTPAVSHAILSHNKDRSEALADGIVVTPSHNPPGDGGFKYNPPHGGPADSDAAGWIANRANELLENGLRGVKRVQLPEALAASTTGKFDFLSSYVDDLPSVLDLDAIRAAGVRIGADPMGGASVDYWGEIGERHNLDLTVVNPTVDPQWAFMSLDWDEKIRMDCSSPFAMASLINKLKDGAPYDIATGNDADADRHGIVTPDAGLMNPNHYLAVAIQYLYTHRSQWPATAGVGKTLVSSSIIDRVAADLGRKLVEVPVGFKWFVPGLLSGEGVFGGEESAGAAFVKKDGSVWTTDKDGILLALLASEITAVTGKSPSVHYRDLTDRFGSPSYARIDAAATREQKAALGKLSASDVTATTLAGEAITAKLTQAPGNGAPIGGLKVTTENAWFAARPSGTEDVYKIYAESFKGSEHLAEVQAEAKAIVDGVIS; this comes from the coding sequence ATGGCTAGCCGCGCGGGCACTGTTGCCCTTCCCCAGGACCTTATTGATCTTTCCACGCTGATGGATGCGTATTACGATCTCTCCCCCGATCTTAGCGATCCGGCACAGCGTGTTGCGTTCGGCACGTCCGGGCACCGTGGCTCCTCGCTGAAAGCCTCCTTCAACGAAGGCCACATAGCAGCCATCACCCAGGCCATTGTTGAGTACCGGGCAGGGCAGGGAATCACGGGGCCGCTCTTCATGGGCAAAGATACCCATGCGCTCAGTGAGCCCGCACAAAACACCGCCCTTGAAGTTTTGGCCGGGAATGGCGTTGAGGTGCTGATTGATGCACGCCACGGTTACACACCCACACCGGCGGTTTCGCATGCCATTCTCAGCCATAACAAGGACCGCAGCGAAGCCTTGGCTGACGGCATTGTGGTGACACCATCTCACAACCCTCCCGGAGACGGTGGCTTCAAATACAACCCTCCACACGGCGGACCGGCCGATTCCGACGCCGCGGGCTGGATTGCCAACCGCGCCAATGAACTTCTTGAAAACGGGTTACGCGGGGTAAAACGGGTCCAGCTCCCCGAGGCCTTGGCCGCTTCCACCACCGGCAAATTCGATTTCCTCTCCAGTTACGTCGATGACCTCCCGTCGGTACTGGATCTGGACGCCATCCGTGCCGCCGGAGTCCGGATTGGCGCTGACCCCATGGGTGGCGCCTCGGTGGATTACTGGGGTGAGATCGGCGAACGCCACAACCTTGACCTAACGGTGGTCAACCCCACAGTTGATCCGCAGTGGGCCTTTATGTCCCTTGATTGGGATGAGAAAATCCGTATGGACTGCTCCTCCCCCTTCGCCATGGCCTCACTGATCAACAAGCTCAAGGACGGCGCTCCTTACGACATTGCCACGGGGAACGACGCCGACGCCGACAGGCACGGCATCGTCACCCCCGACGCCGGTTTGATGAACCCCAACCACTACCTTGCAGTTGCAATCCAGTACCTTTACACGCACCGTTCCCAGTGGCCGGCAACGGCCGGTGTTGGTAAAACACTTGTGTCCTCCTCCATCATCGACAGGGTGGCGGCGGACTTGGGCCGCAAGCTCGTTGAAGTCCCCGTAGGTTTCAAATGGTTTGTGCCCGGTCTACTCTCCGGCGAAGGTGTTTTTGGCGGGGAGGAATCAGCCGGCGCAGCTTTTGTGAAGAAGGATGGTTCGGTCTGGACCACGGACAAAGATGGCATTCTTTTGGCTCTGCTGGCCTCCGAAATCACGGCAGTCACAGGCAAATCCCCGTCAGTCCACTACCGTGATCTGACAGATCGCTTTGGTTCGCCGTCGTACGCCCGCATTGACGCAGCCGCCACCCGCGAGCAAAAGGCGGCCCTGGGCAAGCTCTCAGCCTCCGACGTCACAGCCACCACCCTGGCCGGCGAAGCAATTACGGCAAAGCTGACGCAGGCTCCCGGTAACGGGGCACCCATTGGCGGGCTGAAGGTCACCACCGAAAACGCCTGGTTCGCGGCCCGCCCTTCCGGCACCGAAGACGTGTACAAGATCTATGCGGAGTCTTTCAAGGGATCAGAGCACCTCGCTGAAGTTCAGGCAGAGGCGAAGGCTATTGTGGACGGTGTGATCTCATAA
- a CDS encoding cation diffusion facilitator family transporter: protein MSAHSHSHSHAGPPGESHQGRIGIALGITLLVFIFQVIGSILTGSLALLFDSAHVLTDAGGLAMALLAARLMTRPATSKRTWGFARAEVLAATAQAAILLAVGLFVLIEGVQRLWNPTEIASNEMIVFGAIGLLGNIIAMFVLMGGRSKNFNMRAAFLEVVNDALGSVAVIVAAIVISTTGWMQADAVVAMLIGLMILPRTVKLLLETISVLLESTPSGLDLDEVRRHILGIGHVISVHDLHASQIATGLPILSAHVVVDDECFYDGHVPQMLDALQRCVAGHFEVSIEHSTFQLETAGHAEHELGAHH from the coding sequence ATGTCTGCTCATAGTCACTCTCATTCCCACGCGGGACCCCCCGGTGAAAGCCACCAGGGCCGCATTGGCATTGCTTTGGGAATCACACTGCTGGTTTTTATCTTTCAAGTCATTGGTTCAATCCTTACGGGATCACTGGCGCTGCTCTTTGATTCCGCTCACGTCCTCACCGATGCGGGCGGACTGGCCATGGCCCTGCTCGCAGCCCGGCTAATGACACGCCCGGCAACCAGCAAACGCACCTGGGGATTTGCGCGCGCGGAGGTTCTTGCCGCAACAGCACAAGCCGCCATCCTTCTCGCCGTCGGACTTTTCGTTTTGATTGAAGGAGTCCAGCGGCTGTGGAACCCCACGGAGATCGCCTCCAACGAAATGATCGTTTTTGGGGCGATTGGTCTGCTGGGCAACATCATTGCGATGTTCGTTTTGATGGGCGGGCGCAGCAAAAACTTCAACATGCGGGCTGCGTTCCTTGAAGTTGTCAACGACGCACTCGGGTCGGTGGCGGTGATTGTGGCGGCAATCGTGATCTCCACGACTGGGTGGATGCAGGCGGACGCCGTGGTGGCCATGCTGATAGGTTTGATGATCCTGCCGCGCACCGTGAAGTTGCTGCTGGAGACCATCAGTGTGCTGCTGGAATCTACCCCGTCGGGTCTTGACCTTGACGAAGTCCGCAGACACATTTTGGGCATCGGGCACGTGATCAGTGTCCATGACCTGCACGCAAGCCAGATTGCCACCGGGCTGCCCATTTTGTCCGCGCACGTGGTGGTTGACGATGAGTGCTTTTACGATGGTCACGTGCCGCAGATGCTCGATGCCCTCCAGAGGTGCGTAGCAGGCCACTTTGAGGTCAGCATTGAGCACTCAACGTTCCAGCTTGAAACTGCCGGGCACGCCGAACATGAGCTTGGCGCTCACCACTAA
- a CDS encoding metalloregulator ArsR/SmtB family transcription factor — MKPISNAAVLARFGYALSDPTRAEILMALAKEPQYPGDLADQLNVSRQSISNHLSCLRECGLAVAIPEGRRSRYELAHPDLAHALNDLLGVVLLASEGHIPHP, encoded by the coding sequence ATGAAGCCCATTAGCAACGCAGCGGTACTAGCCCGCTTTGGCTATGCTCTCTCAGACCCCACGAGAGCAGAAATCCTGATGGCCCTGGCCAAGGAACCCCAGTACCCGGGCGATTTAGCTGACCAACTAAACGTTTCTCGCCAAAGCATCTCCAACCACCTCTCCTGCCTGCGCGAATGTGGACTGGCGGTCGCTATCCCGGAAGGACGCCGCTCGCGGTATGAACTAGCCCATCCAGACCTGGCGCACGCTCTCAACGACCTTCTCGGCGTCGTACTTCTTGCCAGTGAAGGCCACATACCGCACCCGTAG
- a CDS encoding class II glutamine amidotransferase, whose translation MCRLFGMHAGAEPVKATFWLLRAPLSLAVQSRREPDGSGIGVFTARGDPVITKQAVAAFKDIEFATAAKELESTTFVAHVRYATTGAHTEVNTHPFEQDGRIFAHNGACGELAKLDARVAEFGGADFVRGQTDSERIFALITLETRRHSGNVAAGIEAALGWIAENLPVYSLNLIISTATDLWALRYPQTHELHVLQRAPGGNGAGRSLAIDSSRIHGHSRALARKRSVIIATEPMSSDPGWRMMGPGELLHIDVGLGLSSSYPLPQKPARRLRLVPAELPMGTLGRSGPTLQ comes from the coding sequence ATGTGTCGGCTCTTTGGAATGCATGCCGGAGCGGAACCGGTCAAGGCCACGTTCTGGCTGCTTAGAGCTCCACTCAGTCTTGCCGTGCAGAGCCGGCGGGAACCTGACGGGAGTGGGATTGGGGTCTTTACGGCGCGCGGAGATCCTGTCATAACCAAACAGGCCGTCGCCGCATTCAAGGACATAGAATTCGCCACGGCGGCGAAGGAACTGGAAAGCACCACCTTTGTGGCCCATGTTCGGTATGCCACCACTGGCGCGCACACGGAGGTGAACACTCACCCATTTGAGCAGGATGGCCGAATTTTCGCTCACAATGGCGCATGTGGGGAGCTAGCCAAGCTTGACGCGCGGGTGGCCGAGTTTGGCGGGGCCGATTTTGTTCGCGGGCAGACTGACAGTGAACGTATATTTGCTTTGATCACATTAGAAACTAGGCGCCACAGCGGCAACGTGGCGGCCGGCATTGAGGCGGCTTTGGGTTGGATTGCCGAGAACCTGCCGGTTTATAGTTTGAACTTAATCATCAGTACTGCCACGGACTTATGGGCACTGCGCTATCCGCAAACGCACGAACTCCATGTTCTTCAGCGCGCACCCGGTGGCAATGGAGCTGGCCGATCCTTGGCAATAGATAGCAGCCGAATCCACGGACACAGCCGCGCACTGGCCCGGAAGCGCTCGGTCATCATCGCCACCGAACCCATGAGCAGCGATCCTGGCTGGCGGATGATGGGGCCAGGTGAGCTGCTCCATATTGACGTGGGGCTGGGCCTAAGCAGCAGCTACCCCTTGCCGCAAAAGCCCGCCCGCCGGCTGCGGCTGGTCCCAGCGGAACTGCCCATGGGCACTCTTGGTAGGTCCGGCCCTACGCTGCAATAA